In Capsicum annuum cultivar UCD-10X-F1 chromosome 8, UCD10Xv1.1, whole genome shotgun sequence, the genomic window atgcccatgtgttttcaaatgatttgatatggaactgctttataatggctctcagttatatttggaaaaaaatattatattttgtttttgatttctctgcataccagtacttttgtattgacccccttccctccctggtttggaggcacagtttaggggtccagataaccagtagatctcttccgacagatttgcagaatcaagtggtgagccttctatatttcggaaggcctgatgtctgtcagttcatttatcatttagtagttttgggtctactggggtccttgtcccagttttcagacagtaatttgtttcagtgatgtattagagatttcgcagacgattgttcagatgtcgatagatgttgtgggacattatttcacctttgttgatttcatttgatttatgaccatgcTTTCCGTAATATTGTGCATCTTCCgcatatcttattatcatatgaattatgtgcatgattaccagatagataggggtgtttcaggccttcatggtttggaatgctcgtcacggccaggtccccggttcgggtcgtgacataaaaCTAATTTATAAACTGTTAAATCTTGATCAACATTTACTTTAAACGATACTACATCTTCTAGATTATAAGTAGATGACCATAATCTTCAATGTACTAGTAACTCGATTATGTTGCTAGTTGCATGAGGCATGCCGCTCATACATCCGATAACCCATTCTCCTATCCCTGCTATTCATAATCACACCCATTCTCCGATCCCTACCCCATGGTTATTGAGGTAAGAGCCATCAGTGTTAAATTTGTAAGTTCCTTTATTGAGAGGTTCCCTTTGACATTTATAACAGATCTAGTTGAACCAATCAATAACACAACCACCAAACTATGTACTAAAACAAAACTACCACAAAACTATTTTTTCGTCACATAAAAGTAACTGAACTaattatatctttttatttttcatgatacaaGCAATTTCTTTCTATATGTCTAGCTGGAACTTAACTGTCTTTCAGCAGTTGTTCCATTCTTgattcttgtttttcatttataCGTATCAATCTCATTACCGTATAGAGTTATCCCATTAGATAGTGAAGTCGTTTCTTCTGCAAATGCAAACTTGCTTCTGATCCCATTTGGCCTTCAACACGAATGCAAGAATGTTGCGATAACAAACACAGACCTATGGATGAAAAGAGAAATACAATCACGATAACAAACCAATGGTGTTACCTTAAGAGTATAGGATGTATACATTgtagttatttttttctaaaatcagTCACATTCAAGATGATTGTATACACCATCTTTGTGTGAAAAAAAGTTGGATTATTGAGTTGGAAGTCAAGGTGTATACACCAACCAACACTATTATCCTaaccaatcaattttttttttggaattttgactTTAAATGTTATTTTACTCAAAGTCTATATACCATTTATTACTCTTCATTCTGATCAATCAAACTTTTCTGAATTTTAGACTTTGAGAGGTTTCTGTTAAAGTCTATGCACCAACTAATAATCCTATAGACTCCTATTTTCTCCAAGAATTTAAATTTGACTACTGTTAGACTTGTTTAATCAATAGGAGGTCAGGATTCAAGATGTGGAAACAAACCCTTGCAAAATGTAAGGTGAGACCGTGCGCATAGCGGGAACTTTactgcaccgggctgccctttttctTATTGTTAAGACTCTTTTAACTATTTCTTACTTGACTACTGTTAAATTCAATAGCCTTCACATATAGTATGACACATTTGGATTGTTATAGATTTTTGTCAAAGTTTATACACCAGAGAATGTGCATATGTAACTAACTTCACTATGTTGACTGGAAAGTGACTGGGTGAGCTTCCTGAACTTGACTACTGCAAACCAACAGTAACAAATTCTCTTTGTTTTGTGCCCTAGTGAAGTTGGAATGTGTCGTGACAACTTTGGCCATAGTTTGAGGAGGTACTAGATTCTTATTTCTGTAATTTTCCAGCCTTAAGAATATgacataataaattaaaattaagtctACTCTCTCTTGATTGTGCAGAGAAAACAAATTAAAGTAGAAATTTTCTCCTCCTTTTCTGTTTTGGTTGTTAAGAGAACCAAAACAAAGACTTTTTTAATTACATCTTTGTCTATGATAAGGTATCAGACGAAATGCATGTGTTATTACAAGTGGAGGGAGGGACATTTGTGTTGTTGCTTTCATTTGAATTGAGAATGTGAATTATTTATAGTTTCCATCATTCGTTTTAGTCTTTACACATTGAATGTAATTGACAAGTCTAGAATTGACCGAAAATGACTTGAGAATGTGAACTGCTGACAGTTTCCTGCATCCATTCGTGTGACCCATTGAATGTGCATATGTttgttaaagaaagaaaaagtttgATCTAGTTAAGTTAAAATAGAACCATCTTTTGCTTCTAAGAAGTACGACTTTTCGCCGCAATTTAAGATGATCATAGCCAAGTAACCATCTTAAACCAGGCCCATACTCCATTGAACCTAGAAACCTTGCATATATAATCAGGATGGAAGACGAAATCACAACATATATATGCAGCAATTTGGCCTGCTGGGAATATGGCTAACAAAGAATAATGACTTTTGGATAATGAACTCAAAGTTGGATGACAGTAAAAAGAGAAGAagttaagaataaaagaaaagttgtgtgtgtgtgtttgttaGTTGGAGGGTTGTTAATGGAACCAAACCAAAGACCTTTTTGTTGTGACATCTTCGTCTAAAATTGACTGACAAAATGCATTGACTTGAGAATGTGAACTACTGATAGTTTCCTGCATTCATTTGTGTGACACATCAAATGATTAATTCTAAATCACCAtttttgctatatatatatacacctcaTCAAAATTATTGAATAGACACACAAAGAAaacatttcttgatttcttctataCCAAATTAATTAGTTTTTATCATTTTAGTGCAGCGATGGATTGTGTAAAACTTGTACTGTTTTTTATCTGTCAACATGCTTTCTCCTCATCCTTTCCTCATTTGTGCCCCAACGATCAAGCTCATGCTCTTCTGCAATTCAAGCACATGCTTACCTTTAATCCTAATGCTTTGATAACTGCGTCCCTCCTAATCCGACAACTCTTTCATGGAACAAGAGCACAGATTGTTGCTCGTGGAATGGAGTTTATTGTGATGAGATGAGGGGACGAGTAATTGAGCTTGACCTCTCTTGCAGCAGACTTCAAGGTAAATTTCATACCAACAGTAGCCTGTTTCAGCTCTCCAATCTCAAACGGCTTGatttatcttttaatgatttttcCGGATCGCTCATTTCATCTAAATTTGGTGAGTTATCTACCTTGACGCATCTTTACTTGTCGTTTTCAAATTTTACTGGTCTAATCCCAGCAAAAATCTCTCAcctttctaaattatattttcttcgtatatgtaacgccccgcatttcgggctacaataaagaccatgatttcgatgcgttgataattccgaagccataaaatcctatgccaatacggcatgttaattatttgtgtagcatgtgaatccattcaagcttgaatttagaccatagaggtccttcaactcatggacgagttgaaactatttcgatcgactaagttttagtggacgttgtaaagtgtgtcagcttccatcgaccataactctctgtatatgtcaaattaggaagcctactatgtgtcaattATAGGTATTCAagttatcttttcaacgataccaatttggctaaaatctgacacccgagcaagaagttatggcctttcaaagtgatatgcgtcgcctaaccaatcgctcatggccactggaaagcataggcaatagcctaggcggtgcctatgtaaacataggcgatagcctaggcggcgcctatgtaaacataggtaatgggatgggcggcgcctatgtaaagaattctagtgacttaaacactctattttggggacaaagtggtccttttccacccttacttggccctaaaacatgaaattcagttccaaggaccccaaaatacaccttcattcatcaaaagtgctcaaagattctccttagggtttcaaaatagaaacccaaatagttcaagattcgaccgtatgttttcaaagataattgcatatttggtatcaccaatccgcaagcttcaagaaacatctattatccttggaaatagaggtatgtggggttatcctaaaatctcataagtgtattttttatgaacatgcatgcttttaaatgggggttttcaatcaaatgctaataacttgctttcaatatgatttctaagacATCTttttttatgtcatgggaattgtctgcttatatacttcaatggttgaaaccatgcatatgtgatttgagattttctatGGAAGTTTGATaagtatgaatgataaattgctttcaaatcccatgataatgtcttgataccccatatcatattgtaatcaacaaaagagagcatgaatttgaaataaatattgttcaccacttgtaaatgatgaagcaccttagtttttacatgattatgcatatgtggaagtgatattgaggacttgcaagtcgggtatgacgataccctacagaatatgatatgtgattgaatcagatgaaattcgaatgcattgattttacatgagataggtgcatgctcgaagaaggcgtttgagtgtaagggcttatTGCTGGAAAACGTGTTTTCCTACACggagatttggtaccaggctaagtgattttgtgtactttgtgcacttgactttatgtcatttccaaattgggactataggtaggagcccgggctaagtgatcttaggcactaccattgggtcgagacaccatgctatgtgatcttatgtgtctctccctcacttatactctaatctcggcagcaaccgaggttagacagttggtgtaaattatgtcgggtattccacctagctcagttgcatttcattgtttttgagaaactattgcattacacccatgtgttttcaaatgatttgataagaaattgctttataatggctttcaactatattttgtaaaaatattatgttttgttttgatatctctgcatgccagtacatttgtgctgacccctcctctctctaacctctcaggttcagaggcccagtctaggggtcaagagaatcagtagatcattcagatagagttgcagagacaagtggtgagcctactatgttttggaaggtcttatgtcctgcagtccttttatcttatattcagttttggggtctactgggggccttgtcctagtttatatacggttacttgactcagtcatttgttagagattttcgcagacagttgcttagaggttaattgatgttgagggaaccttatctccccattattgtttcttttcatatttatgatcatgtgttccgaattattgtgtttcttccgcattactttgatcatatgaattagatgcatgattaccagacagataggggtgtctcgggcctccatggttcgaaattctcatcacggccaggccctggttcgggtcgtgatagtATATGGAGTGATTATCTATATGGGCTTAGATTTGAGCCTTACAATTTTGAATTTCTCCTTAAGAACTTGACCCAATTAAGAGTGCTTGACCTTTACTTAGTGAACATCTCTCCCACCATTCCTCTAAATTTCTCTTCTTATCTAACAACTCTACTCCTTCCACGCTCACAGTTACGTGGGATATTGCCCGAAAGAGTTTTCCACCTTTCCAACTTAGAATCCCTTGATTTATCATACAGTTCCCTAACTGGTCCAATTCCATCCAACATAAGTGGTCTCAAAAACCTACAATTACTATACTTGTCATCAAACTACTTGAATGGGACTATACCTTCCTGGATATTCTCCCTCCCATCACTAGTGCGGTTAGACTTGAGCAATAACTCTTTCAGTGGCAAAATTCAGGAGTTCAAGTCCAATACATTGGAAGCAGTTGTTTTAGATCAAAATCAGCTGCAAGGTACTATTCCAAAGTCACTCCTAGACCAGCAGGAACTATATTATCTTACcctttctcaaaataatttcagCGGACAGATTGCTTCAACTGTCTGCAATCTAAAAAGACTGATAATGCTAGATTTGGGAAGAAATCATTTGAACGGAACAATCTCACATTGTTTGGGTGAGATAAGTGGACTTGAGGTTTTGGGTTTAAACAACAACCATTTCAGTGGAAAAATTAATGCAACTTTTAATACTGAAAACCGACTCAACATCATTAACTTGTACGGGAATAAGCTGAAAGGGAAAGTTCCGCAATCGTTGATCAATTGCACATATTTGGTATTCCCTGATTTAGGCAACAATAAGTTGAATGACACATTTCCAAGTTTGTTGGGAGGCCTTCCTGGTTTGAAGATTTTAAGTTTGAGATCAAATAAGTTTCATGGCCTATAAGCGATTCAAGGACAGACAACTTGTTTGCTAAAATTCGAGTCATAGATCTCTCATCCAATGGATTTAGTGGAAATTTACCAGTGAGCCTATTTGAGAATTTCCAAGCCATGAAAATTAATGGTGAGAATAGTGGAATCCAAGAGTACGTTGCAGATAAATATTCTGTTTCTTACGCGAATACTTTTATAGTTACAACAAAGGGACTGGATCTGGAATTTCCTCGAGTTTTGACCACAGAAATAATTATCAATCTATCAAGGAATAGATTTGAAGGTCATATTCCAACCATTATTGGGGATCTCGTTGGACTCGGTACGCTGAACCTATCTAATAATGGCTTGGAAGGTGTTATACCAGCATCATTGCACCAATTATCTGTACTTGAATCGTTGGATCTCTCATCCAACAAAATAGACGGTGAAATTCCACAACAACTTGCATCCCTCACGTTTCTTGAAGTCTTAAATCTCTCACATAATCATCTTGTTGGATGCATTGCCAAAGGAAAACAATTTGATACGTTTAAGAACAGCTCATACCAAGGGAATGATGGGTTACGTGGATTTCCCCTCTCAAAAGATTGTGGTGGCGATGATGGGGTACCGCAACCGACAACTCCAGTTGAGCTAGATGATGATGAAGAGTAAGAAGGAGATTTGATCAGTTGGTAAGCGGTTCTCATGGGTTTTGGTTGTGGTCTGGTTATTGGACTGTCCATAATATACATAATGTTGTCAACTCACTATCCAGTCTGGTTTTCGAGGATGGTtgtaaaatttgaacataaaattgATTCGATAATGAAAAGATATTAGTGCGTAACTTCCAGGTATTCAACTTAAGAAGTTACAAACACAACAAAACTAGAAGCAAAATTTATGCCTAAAATTGACTTGACAAATATATATAAACTAGACAATGaaactttattttatcaaaaaacaagaaagaatttCTAATTGATGTACGCTGTAGAGACCAGTCTACTTCCCATCCGAAAGAACAACTCATTAGCTAGCTTGACTAGTGATAGTGAGCCTATGAACTACAATTTGTACTTTTCACTTATGAAATTTAATNNNNNNNNNNNNNNNNNNNNNNNNNNNNNNNNNNNNNNNNNNNNNNNNNNNNNNNNNNNNNNNNNNNNNNNNNNNNNNNNNNNNNNNNNNNNNNNNNNNNAGCTTGACTAGTGATGGTGAGCCTATGAACTACAATTTGTACTTTTCACttatgaaatttaatttaatgtgtaatttattaatttggatagaaccaatatataaattattaaatcttGAATCAAAAACGAGGGATCTTAAGTTTTCTAGCCTTCTCAGCGACAACCTGCATTCGGATATAGTAGCACTGTAAGTGATACAAGATAAACAACGGAAACACGAAATAaacactcaaaacagtccacaagttcaagagaaccgaggaccctttgagtgacCCTCTTGGATTCAAGAtctacaacaagaacacaatgtaatGAGGTTATTAACACCTATTTTCAGCagacaacaaactagattaacaacactaGAATGAAGAACACGAAGAACAGTAACAATATTATTAAGAACAACAAACACACGGCTACAAGaaacaaagggatagatagatagactacacaatgatgtaatcttaagaacctattccactcttggacccttaacaccacacacaatgattcacctatctcttacattgaaacaagagggacctcgatctcccaagcatacagtgtttccaagcttgaatccaacacgagtgattccacactcaagttgatttccctggTTACTATGTTTCGGCCAAGAGGCCATTCTCTTTGTTtcaatgttacaactttcaatattcaatcaaaactaatgactaaaaccctacatcattctatttatagtgtattacaaataataggtaaaatgaccaataggtccctttaatgaaatgtgaccaagggcgcccttggagtgcaagtttagggtCGGTTTTGGTGTGATCCAAGGCCTTCTCCACACTTCACTTGGATGCTTTATTGGACGGGTCCAACGCATTCTCACAAATGTGCACCCTCGTGGTCGTACCCATATCAGTAAGGGATATGTCCAGTTTTTAGTATGGGAATAACCTCTTTGATTTTGAGTCCGTGGAGATTTCTAGTGGCGTCAAGTTGTTCTCCGCCACAATTTTTAATCCCTGCATAATAATTAGTAACTCGATTATGTTGTTAGCTGCGTTAGGCATGTCCCTCATACATCCAATAACCCATTCTCTGATCTTTACTATTAATAAGCACTCCTGGTGTACCTCCTATCCCATGGTTATCGATGGAAGAACCATCAGTGTTAAGTTTCTTTCCATATTTCTAGCTGCAACTGAACTGTCTTCCAGCAGTTGTTCCATTGTTGATTCTTGTTTGTCCCTTATACGTATCTATGTCTCATTAGTATAGAGTTATCCCATTACATAGTGAAGTCGTTTCTTTTGCAGATACAAACTTGCTTCTGATCCCATTTGGCCTTCAACGCGAACTTTTTCACTCCAAAAAGTGTCCTTTTTCcaagaaaaagtaacctttctGCACATTATCAAACCAATGAATTTATCATGAACTTGGTGgggaaaaaaatttgatatttgctTGGAAGTCAAGGTGTATACACCAATCAACACTATTATCCTAACCAATCAAGTCTTCTTTGGAATTTTGACTTGAAATGTTGTTTTACTCAAAGTCTATATACCAATTGTTACCTTTTCATTCTGACCAATCAAACTTTTCTGAACTTTAGACTTTGAGAGGTTTTTGCCAAAGTCTATACACCAACTAATGTTTTTATAGACTCTTTTAAGAGGAGAGCCCTGGAGAAACTGGTTAATAAATTGCTGTCATGCGACTAAGAAGTCGGGATTCAAGCCTCGGAAAACAGCCCCTTGCAAAATGTAAGGTGAAGCTGCGTACAGTATACCCTTGCGGTCTGGTCCATACCGGGACTGTgcgcatagcaggagctttactgcaccgggctgccctttttctTACTGTTAAGACTCTTTTAACTATTTCTTACTTAACTACTGTTAAATTAAATAGTCTTCACATATAATATAGTATGACACATTTGGATGGTTATagatttttgtcaaaatttataCACCAGAGAATGTGCATATGTAACTAGGTGAGCTTCCTAAACTTGACTACTGCAAAGCAACAGTAGCAAATTTTCTTCGttttgtgaagttggagtgtgtcgtagtaACTTTGGCCATAGTTCGAGGAGGAACTAGATGCTTATTtgtttaattttccaactttaagaatatgacataataaattaaaattattaataacaCATCAAGTGAACACAAATTTATTCTCTCTTGAATGTGCAGTGAAAACAAAGTAGAAAGTAGACTTGGGATTGTGATGTTTTCAACTGAATAATCAATTATGCAATTGCCAACTTAAATTTGATTGAAAGTGACTTGGTgaccttcttgaatttgattaCTCCACAGCAACATGTAGTAGTAGATTTTTTCTTCGCTTAATTTTTGCTATATATAACTCATCAAAATTATTGAATGGAGACACAAAGCAAACATTTCTTGATTTCGTCTCTACCAACTTAATTAGTTTTCATCATTTTAGTGCAGCAATGGATTGCGTAAAACTTGTACTATTTTTAATGCTATATCCCTTTCTCTGTCAACTTGCTTTCTTGTCATCGTTACCTCATTTGTGCCCCAAACATCAAGCTCATGCTCTTCTACAATTCAAGCACATGTTTACCTTTAATCCTAATGTTTCTGGTGATTGTTACAATCCAGCAACTCTTTCATGGAATAAGAGCACAGATTGTTGCTCATGGGATGGAGTTTATTGtgaggagctgatgggacaagtaATTGAGCTTAACCTCGCTTGCAGCAGACTTCAAGGCAAATTTCATACCAACAGTAGCCTGTTTCAGCTCTCCAATCTCAAACGGCTTGCTTTATcttataatgattttttttggtCGCTCATTTCACCTAAATTCGGTGAGTTATCTAGCTTGACCCTTCTTGATTTGTCGGATTCAGGTTTTACTGGTCTAATCCCAGCAGAAATCTCCCACCTTTCTAAATTACAAGCTCTTCGTATATGGACTGTTGATCCGTATGGTCTTAGACTCGGGCCTTACAATTTTGAACTGCTCCTTAAGAACTTGACGCAATTAAGAGAGCTTTACCTTGACTCAGTGAACATCTCTTCCACCATTCCTCTAAATTTCTCTTCT contains:
- the LOC107838700 gene encoding receptor-like protein Cf-9 homolog; amino-acid sequence: MLDLGRNHLNGTISHCLGEISGLEVLGLNNNHFSGKINATFNTENRLNIINLYGNKLKGKVPQSLINCTYLVFPDLGNNKLNDTFPSLLGGLPDLSSNGFSGNLPVSLFENFQAMKINGENSGIQEYVADKYSVSYANTFIVTTKGLDLEFPRVLTTEIIINLSRNRFEGHIPTIIGDLVGLGTLNLSNNGLEGVIPASLHQLSVLESLDLSSNKIDGEIPQQLASLTFLEVLNLSHNHLVGCIAKGKQFDTFKNSSYQGNDGLRGFPLSKDCGGDDGVPQPTTPVELDDDEE